TTTATTTTATACTTACTGATAGCGCGTAGCCAACGAATGGGGCGCTGGAGAAAGGTAACGGGGGGAAGCATGATGGCATTAAGACGAGAGTAAATTGGTTGTAAAATTCCACCAATTAAGCCCATATCATGATAGGGGGGAAGCCATGTGGCTACTCGACAATTAGCTTCATGCTCAAAAAAGTCTTTAATTAATTGAGAATTGTGAATCAAATTACCATGACTAACGATAACCCCTTTGGGAGCGCCCGTCGAACCGCTAGTATATTGTAGGAAGGCAGTATCATCGGCGGTAATTTGTAGAGGTTGCCATGATTTTGCCAAGGATATAGGTATTATATCAGTAGGTATTACAATAATAGCATTATTTTTAGTTAATTTCTGCTCAATTTTATTTTTTACTGCTTCTGTGGTGAGGGCGAAGTGCGCTTGGGCATCATTGATAATGGTAGCCAAACGAGTATAAGAGCGATTGGCACGGGGAGGATAAGCAGGAGTGGCAATGACTCCAGCGTAAAGACAACCGAGAAAGGCGCTGACAAATTCTAAGCCCGGTTGATATAGTAACAGCGCCCTTGCCCCTATAGCGTTATGCTCTTGCAGATAAGAAGCGATGGCTTTTGCCTGTTGGTCTAATTGCTGATATGTCAAGGAATTAGACTCTGTTTCACCATCTCCCAGAAATGTAAATACTACATGGTTGGGGTGCGAAATTGCACGTTCTTGCAGAAGATTGACGAAACTAGAGTATCTAACGTATCCCATGTATATCGAAATTATTAAGTGTTTGTATAATTATGTAACAATCTTTTACAATTCACAATGGTGAATTTATAGATCATACCATATTCGGTGGAGGGCGCTGGTTTGGAAGCAGGGGAAGCAGAGGGGGAAGGGGAGAAAGGGAGATTTTAGGTAATGGGTAGTGAGAAAATAATTAATTATCAATTATTAATTACATTACCATACCGCCATCAACGTTAAACACTTGCCCTGTGATGTAATCAGCGCCCTCCGACGCACAAAGAAAAAGAATCATAGAAGCAACTTCTTCTGGTTTACCATAGCGCCCGAGGGGAATCATTTTCAAGATTTCTTCTGCTTGTAATCCACTTGTCATATCAGTTTCAATAAAACCGGGCGCTACAGCATTGACAGTAACTCCACGAGGTGCAAATTCTTTAGCGAGGGTTTTGGTTAAACCAATCACTCCGGCTTTAGCGGCGCTATAATTGGCTTGTCCGGGATTCCCCATTTGCCCTGCTACTGACGATATATTAATAATTTTACCGCTTCTCTGCTTTAACATAGTTTTACTCACGGCTTTACAACAGAGAAAAACCCCCGTCAAGTTTAAATCAATTACCTTTTGCCAGTCTTCCAACTTCATGCGCAATAGTAAAGTATCCCTCGTAATTCCTGCATTATTGATCAATATATCAATTTTGCCCCATGTTTTGATAGTTTCTTTGATTAAATTATCCACCGCTTCCCCTTGGGAAACATCAGCTTGGATGGCAATAGCTTCTCCCCCAGCTTCAGTGATTTCTTTGACTACTGCTTCTGCTGACTGACTATTACTAGCATAGTTTACCACTACTTTTGCCCCTTCTTCTGCTAGGGCAAGGGCGCTGGCTTTCCCAATACCTCTTGATGCCCCTGTAATTATCGCTACTTGACCTTTTAATCTCTTTTCCATGTCTTTGTATCTTTCATACTGCATGGATTAGTTTATCTTAAATTACTCATTTATCAACGGAAATACTGTGAAAAAATATTATCTTTTGGAGATGTCTAATAAGTTAATGATAAAAAAGATTCAAAAAACTTCCCATAACGGGTAGCATCTAAATCTATAATAAATAACCTGTGACGGCAACGAGTAATGGCAGTATAAATTAATTCATCAGTCATAAAACGATCATCTTTTGATTCTTTTTCAATTAATAAAAATAAAGTATCAACTTCCCAACCTTTAAAACTGTGAATTGTTGAGAATTTAGTGTTACCACTATTCATCCAAAAGTTGTATTTTTTATTTTTTCTTATTTGTTCAATAACAATTTTTAATTGATTTTTATTACTATTTGCTAAATTTTTATACATTTCTTGAGTTTCAAACATGGTAGTTGTCTTTAGTTTTTGATTATTTCTAAAATAGTAATCTATGGCTCTTAAAACTTCAACTTTTGAGCCTTGAATACAAATATCATTAGGATGGATATTATGTTTATCTACCTGTTTTTTTATCAAATTAACTATCTCTTCGATGGAGAATGTAAACATAGAAATATACTCAATATGTTCTTGGGAAGAAAATAAATTATTGTCAGTAACTTCGACTTTCTCGATTTCATATTTATTCACAAAAAATTCCTGTTGAAAATTACTCGCTAAACTAGCAATATTTGATGGTAAACGAAAAGACTGTTTTAATAAATTCCAAGCACCTCCGATTCCTGTATAAGGTTTTTTATCTTCTTCCATTTTTCTTTCATAAACATTTTGTTTTTCATCTCCAAAAACTACATACTCTCCGTTTTCTTGTAAATAAATCTTTTTTATTATTTCTACCCATTCTTTTTTATAATCTTGAATTTCATCTATAAAAATTACAGGATATTGATTAATTTTCTTTATATTTTTATTAAATAAATCAACATTACTATAATAATTCGTTTCAAAATATTTTGAGCGACTTTCACTATCCCAATTATCAAAATCATCAGGAATTTCTATTTTTATCCCTAAGTTATTTAATTCTTGAGTAATAAAATCATGGTAATTGGTAATATAAAAATTGCCCCAATTAAAATCTTCCCTCACTTCACTAATTCGATCATGGATATAATTTTTAAGAGTAATATTGTATGTAAGTATGATTATTTTTGGTTGATGAAAATAGTCATTTTCTATTCTTTTTAAAGCATTTACTGCCCTTTTAGCTAATACACAAGTTTTGCCAGAACCAGCAGCGCCCTTCGCCTTTTGCTGACCACTTTTGCTAATGATTAATTCTTGTTGTTTAGGGCTATAATTTAATTCTTTTCCTTCTTCTTTTGTATGATAGGGGGGTTGTAAATGACGTTTAAAATTGTTATATAATTCCTCGTCAAAATATTTTGATTTACGACTGAAATAATATTTGTAAAATATATTATTAAAATTTTGTTTTGTTAAAGAATCATGACCTAAAATTATTTGATGATTTAAAAATTTTAAATATCCTTTTTCTTCTTGGAAGTTAGCGGTTAAAAAATCATTGATCTCTGCTTCATTTGCACAGTGAAAATAGACGGCACAAGTTACAATTGCCCAATATTTTGGCTCTCTGATATTTTTTTCTAATAAATTCTCAATATGTAAGTCATAAAGGTTTTGTTTATAGGCTAAAGCCTGATCAATAGGTGATTTTATACCGTGCCAATCATGCCCATTTTGAGTGACTTCCCATTGTTTTTTGTGATTAAGTCTATAGTGTTTTAAATGCCAATCTTTAACCTCAATAATTATCACTCCTGAATTTTTCCTCATCAAAACAATATCAGGGCGATCGCCATTAAGAAAAGGTTGAAAATAGATTTCATAGGAATCATCAAAATTATCAACCAAAAAATTGATTAAATGTAATTCTCCTTCCGTTGGTTTTTGACGAAGATTAGGGAATTGTTCTAAAGAAGGAAATAATTGTGCCATAGTTTTATCAGACTCAAGGTTTCTATTTACATATCAGAAAAGATGAGCAAAAATATGCAGAATTGAATTAACTTACTTACAGCAGTTTTCATTTCCTTAAACCACACTTTGGATTATTACAAATACTATCTTTGCGTCTTTGCGCATCGAGGCGAGACACAAAAAACGTGGTTTATTCATTTGAAATGCGCTGTAAACAAACTTTACTGATCAATTTTCAATTTTCTTAACCGTAGCGCGTTTGTCACTACTGATACAGAACTAAAAGCCATAGCGCCCCCCGCCATCATCGGATTTAGTAGTAAACCAAAGAAAGGATAAAACACTCCAGCCGCCACGGGAATACCAATAACGTTATAAATATAAGCGAAAAAGAGATTTTGTTTAATATTATTCATGGTTGCTTTACTGAGGCGAAGGGCGCTGGAAATAGTACGCAAATCCCCCGAAATTAAAGTAATATCACTAGAAGCAATGGCAACATCTGTACCAGTGCCAATGGCAAAACCCACATCCGCTTGAGCTAAAGCCGGAGCATCATTGATGCCATCGCCCACCATCCCGACGAGATGCCTCGTTTGTGCCTGTATTTCCTTAATTTTGTCAGTTTTGTCCGCCGGGCGCACTCCAGCGTAAAAACGTCTTATACCCACTTCAGAGGCGATCTTTTCGGCGGTTTGATAATTGTCACCGGTTAACATGATGACTTCTAAACCTTGTTTTTGTAACTGTTTTACCGCTTCGAGAGATGTGGGTTTGAGAGCATCAGACAGCGCCCCTAACCCCTCAATTTCATTGTCAATGGCAATCCAAGCGTTAGTTTTGCTAAACACATCCGCAGGGCAAATTTTCTCTAAAGCAGTGGTATTAATACCCAATTCATTGAACCATTTTTGCGTACCAATATGAACTAATTTACCGTCAACATTACCTTTTACCCCACAACCCGACACCGATTCAAAATTACTTACCGTGGCAGTGGGTTTAATTTCCTGTTGTTGGGCATAATCAACCATAGCTTGTGCCAAAGGATGTTCTGAATTTTGTTCTAAACTAGCCATTAATCTTAAAACCTCGGCTTCGTGCGCTGTGCCTTTTACCGTGATAAAATTCGTTACCACTGGCTTCCCTACCGTTAAAGTGCCAGTTTTATCTAAAACAATAGTTTTGAGACGATGTGCCAACTCCAAACTATCAGCGCCCTTCACCAAAATACCATGACTAGCCCCTAATCCAGTACCCACCATAATTGATGTGGGAGTAGCTAACCCTAAAGCGCAAGGACAAGCGATAATTAAAACAGTCACCGAAGCCACTAAAGCAAGGGTAAAATTATTGCCGATTAACCACCACCCAAGGAAAGTAATTAAAGCGATAACCATCACTACTGGTACAAACCAACTGGTAATTTGATCCGCTAATTTTTGGATGGGCGCTTTGCTACCCTGCGCCTGTTTCACCAACTCCACAATTTGTGCCAATACCGTATCTTTACCAACTCTCGTGGCGCGAAATTGAAAACTACCTCTTTGATTAATAGTCGCACCGATTACCTCATCACCAATGCCACGTTTGACAGGTTCAGATTCTCCCGTCACCATACTTTCATCAAGGGAAGATTCCCCGTCAATAATTACCCCATCCACAGGGATTTTTTCACCCGGGCGCACGACAATAATATCATCCACCATTACCTCTTCCATGGGAATATCTTGAGGTTGCCCATTTTTGATAACTCTAGCGGTTTTTGCTCCTAACTGTAGTAATTTGGTGATAGCTTCTGATGTTTGACGCTTGGCGCGATGTTCTAGTAAACGCCCCAACAGTAGTAAAGTGATGATAACTGAAGCAGTTTCATAGTAAACCATGCCATCAAAACCTTCTACATTTGCCACCAGTTGAGGGAAAAAAGTAATTACAATTGAATAAAAGTAAGCAGCGCCCGTCCCCAAAGATACTAAAGTGTCCATAGTAGCACTACCATGGCGCAAGGAATTAAGCGCCCCTCGCCAAAAGGATCGCCCTGACCAAAATAACACGGGGGTAGTTAAAATTAATTGTAAAATAGGATGATGTGACCACATGGGAATAAACGGAATATTTAAACCCGTCATCATCGGTAAGGAAGTGATGATCAAAAAACTGCTGATGAGGGCGCCAAACTGAAAACGTCTTAACAATGCCTTTTCTTCCCGTTTACTTTCCCTCGCTTCATCTTCAGGGTTTAACCCTTCTGGTGGTAATACAAAAGCATGATAACCAGCGCCCTTCACCGCATCAATAATGGCTTGATGGGTGGTTTTTTGGGGATTATAAGTCACCGTAGCTTCAGCCATAGCAAAATTAACTAGAGATTCTTCTACCCCATTAACTTTACCGATGGCATTTTGAATACTATTAGCGCATCCTGCACAACTCATGCCTTTTAATTTGAATCGTTCTTTTTCTAGTATTTTTTGTGCCATGACTAATTCATTAAATTGATAATTGATAATTGATAGTTAATCATTCATAATTCATAATTCATAATTCATAATTCATAATTCATAATTTATCACTCTCACCATTGCAATTTTTCACCAACGCCCAAAAAATAATGGACAATTTAACGGGAATAATGAACAATAAACAATGTTATTAATAACCAAGAGGAATGCTTGATGAAAATTGCCATCTTGTCTCAAGATAGTAACCTTTATTCTACCCGAAGAATAAGAGAGGCAGGACAACAAAGAGGTCATGAAATCAAAGTAGTCAACTACCTGAGATGTTACATGAATATTACTTCCCATAAGCCTTCGGTGGTATATGGTAGTAAAGTCCTAGAAAATTTTGATGCTGTTATCCCTCGCATCGGTGCTTCCAAAACTTTTTATGGTATGGCAGTAGTTAGACAGTTTGAGGTGATGGGAGTATTCAGCGCCAATGAATCTCAAGCTATTTCTCGCTCTCGTGACAAGTTACGTTGTGTGCAGATTTTAGCCAAAGAAGGTATCGGTTTACCTGTGACAGGCTTTGCCCATGATACGGAAGATATTGACGGTTTAATTGAAACGGTGGGGGGCGCTCCTCTTGTGATTAAATTATTAGAAGGTACTCAAGGTATCGGCGTAGTTTTAGCGGAAACCTATCAAGCGGCAAAATCTGTTATACAGGCATTTCGAGGACTAAATGCGAATATTCTCGTGCAAGAGTTTATAAAAGAGGCGGGGGGCGCTGATATTCGTTGTTTTGTGGTAGGAAATAAAGTCGTAGCTGCCATGAAAAGACAAGGACCAGAAGGAGAATTTCGCTCTAATCTTCATCGTGGCGGAAAAGCTGAGAAAATCAAACTCACCCCCGAAGAAAGAAGTACAGCCATTCGTTCAGCCAAGGCAATGGGTTTAAGAATTGCTGGAGTTGATCTGCTACGATCCAATCATGGACCTGTGGTAATGGAGGTTAATTCTTCTCCCGGTTTAGAAGGTATTGAAAAAGCCACTGGAGTTGACGTGGCTGATAAAATCATTGAATTTATTGAAAAAAATGTAGATACTAAAATAAAAGACCGTATTCCTGTTTAGGGATTAAAAAATCAATACTTTGTATGTTGGGTTGAAGTAACTAAACCCAACAAAATCTAGTCTTTTTATCACTCATCCATTTATTCCACATTTTCTTCAATTCGAGACTCGGATAAATTTGTATCTTTTTGGATCTGAGTCTTGTATTTTCGGAGTCCGTACAATCTGCTAGAGAAGCAGTGGAGGATGGCGAGTATATCTTCAACCATTTCTTCTGATGGAGATAAAATTGTCTTTTGTCACTTAATACTATCATTGTTTAAATCATAATTTTATAGTTTACTAATGTATTTTTTCAACTATCAAAATTATGCCCATGTTCATGACTTAGGGTGGATATTGCCCACCCGAAAGTTATAAAGAAAATTAACCCACAGCGCCCTCCAACTTCAAACTAAGCAACTTGTCAGCTTCCGCCGCAAATTCCATGGGCAACTCATTTAAAACATCCTTACAAAAACCACTTACTAACATAGAAATGGCATCTTCTTCCGCAATACCCCGTTGGGCAAAATAGAACAGTTGATCTTCGCCAATTTTAGAAGTGGATGCCTCATGCTCTAAGGTTGCGGTATTATTATCCACTTGGATATAAGGAAAAGTATTGGCTTGTGCATTATCTCCAATTAACATAGAATCACATTGAGAATAATTACGAGCGCCCTTCGCCTTATTACCCATTTTGACTAAACCACGATAACTATTTTTCGAGTTACCAGCCGAAATACCTTTAGAAATAATCGTACTACGGGTATTTTTGCCGATATGAATCATTTTCGTACCCGTATCAGCTTGTTGCATATTATTAGTCAAAGCGATTGAGTAAAACTCACCCACAGAATTATCACCCACTAACACACAACTAGGATACTTCCAAGTAATCGCCGAGCCAGTTTCTACTTGAGTCCAAGAAATTTTGGAGTTAACTCCCTTACATAAACCGCGCTTCGTCACAAAATTATAAATACCGCCCTTGCCTTTTTCATCTCCAGCGTACCAATTTTGTACTGTAGAATATTTAATGTCCGCATTGTCTAAAGCCACTAACTCCACCACCGCAGCATGGAGCTGATTGCTGTCGTACATAGGTGCTGTACAACCTTCTAGGTAACTAACAGAAGCGCCCTCCTCCGCCACGATTAAAGTGCGTTCAAACTGCCCGGTATCACCGTTATTAATGCGGAAATAAGTGGACAATTCCATAGGACATTTTACCCCTTTCGGGATAAATACAAATGAACCATCACTAAATACCGCCGAATTTAGCGCTGCAAAATAATTATCCGCAGTAGGTACAACAGAGCCTAAATATTTTTGTACTAAATAGGGATGTTCTTCTAAGGCTTCGGAAATGGAACAAAAAATCACACCATCTTCTGCTAATTTTTCCTTAAAAGTAGTACCAATAGAAACACTATCAAAAATGGCATCTACCGCAACATTACTTAATCTTTTTTGCTCGGAAAGAGAAATGCCCAATTTTTCAAAAGTTTCTAATAAAGTAGGATCAACGTCATCTAAACTTTTTAACTTTTCTTTCTTTTGTTTAGGAGCAGAATA
The window above is part of the Cyanobacterium sp. T60_A2020_053 genome. Proteins encoded here:
- the fabG gene encoding 3-oxoacyl-[acyl-carrier-protein] reductase, producing MEKRLKGQVAIITGASRGIGKASALALAEEGAKVVVNYASNSQSAEAVVKEITEAGGEAIAIQADVSQGEAVDNLIKETIKTWGKIDILINNAGITRDTLLLRMKLEDWQKVIDLNLTGVFLCCKAVSKTMLKQRSGKIINISSVAGQMGNPGQANYSAAKAGVIGLTKTLAKEFAPRGVTVNAVAPGFIETDMTSGLQAEEILKMIPLGRYGKPEEVASMILFLCASEGADYITGQVFNVDGGMVM
- a CDS encoding copper-translocating P-type ATPase, encoding MAQKILEKERFKLKGMSCAGCANSIQNAIGKVNGVEESLVNFAMAEATVTYNPQKTTHQAIIDAVKGAGYHAFVLPPEGLNPEDEARESKREEKALLRRFQFGALISSFLIITSLPMMTGLNIPFIPMWSHHPILQLILTTPVLFWSGRSFWRGALNSLRHGSATMDTLVSLGTGAAYFYSIVITFFPQLVANVEGFDGMVYYETASVIITLLLLGRLLEHRAKRQTSEAITKLLQLGAKTARVIKNGQPQDIPMEEVMVDDIIVVRPGEKIPVDGVIIDGESSLDESMVTGESEPVKRGIGDEVIGATINQRGSFQFRATRVGKDTVLAQIVELVKQAQGSKAPIQKLADQITSWFVPVVMVIALITFLGWWLIGNNFTLALVASVTVLIIACPCALGLATPTSIMVGTGLGASHGILVKGADSLELAHRLKTIVLDKTGTLTVGKPVVTNFITVKGTAHEAEVLRLMASLEQNSEHPLAQAMVDYAQQQEIKPTATVSNFESVSGCGVKGNVDGKLVHIGTQKWFNELGINTTALEKICPADVFSKTNAWIAIDNEIEGLGALSDALKPTSLEAVKQLQKQGLEVIMLTGDNYQTAEKIASEVGIRRFYAGVRPADKTDKIKEIQAQTRHLVGMVGDGINDAPALAQADVGFAIGTGTDVAIASSDITLISGDLRTISSALRLSKATMNNIKQNLFFAYIYNVIGIPVAAGVFYPFFGLLLNPMMAGGAMAFSSVSVVTNALRLRKLKIDQ
- a CDS encoding AAA family ATPase; protein product: MAQLFPSLEQFPNLRQKPTEGELHLINFLVDNFDDSYEIYFQPFLNGDRPDIVLMRKNSGVIIIEVKDWHLKHYRLNHKKQWEVTQNGHDWHGIKSPIDQALAYKQNLYDLHIENLLEKNIREPKYWAIVTCAVYFHCANEAEINDFLTANFQEEKGYLKFLNHQIILGHDSLTKQNFNNIFYKYYFSRKSKYFDEELYNNFKRHLQPPYHTKEEGKELNYSPKQQELIISKSGQQKAKGAAGSGKTCVLAKRAVNALKRIENDYFHQPKIIILTYNITLKNYIHDRISEVREDFNWGNFYITNYHDFITQELNNLGIKIEIPDDFDNWDSESRSKYFETNYYSNVDLFNKNIKKINQYPVIFIDEIQDYKKEWVEIIKKIYLQENGEYVVFGDEKQNVYERKMEEDKKPYTGIGGAWNLLKQSFRLPSNIASLASNFQQEFFVNKYEIEKVEVTDNNLFSSQEHIEYISMFTFSIEEIVNLIKKQVDKHNIHPNDICIQGSKVEVLRAIDYYFRNNQKLKTTTMFETQEMYKNLANSNKNQLKIVIEQIRKNKKYNFWMNSGNTKFSTIHSFKGWEVDTLFLLIEKESKDDRFMTDELIYTAITRCRHRLFIIDLDATRYGKFFESFLSLTY
- the sufB gene encoding Fe-S cluster assembly protein SufB; its protein translation is MSATVKTLVNQPYKYGFITDIETDSIPKGLSEDVVRLISAKKNEPEFMLEFRLKAYRQWLKMTEPEWAHVDYPTIDYQNIIYYSAPKQKKEKLKSLDDVDPTLLETFEKLGISLSEQKRLSNVAVDAIFDSVSIGTTFKEKLAEDGVIFCSISEALEEHPYLVQKYLGSVVPTADNYFAALNSAVFSDGSFVFIPKGVKCPMELSTYFRINNGDTGQFERTLIVAEEGASVSYLEGCTAPMYDSNQLHAAVVELVALDNADIKYSTVQNWYAGDEKGKGGIYNFVTKRGLCKGVNSKISWTQVETGSAITWKYPSCVLVGDNSVGEFYSIALTNNMQQADTGTKMIHIGKNTRSTIISKGISAGNSKNSYRGLVKMGNKAKGARNYSQCDSMLIGDNAQANTFPYIQVDNNTATLEHEASTSKIGEDQLFYFAQRGIAEEDAISMLVSGFCKDVLNELPMEFAAEADKLLSLKLEGAVG
- the rimK gene encoding 30S ribosomal protein S6--L-glutamate ligase codes for the protein MKIAILSQDSNLYSTRRIREAGQQRGHEIKVVNYLRCYMNITSHKPSVVYGSKVLENFDAVIPRIGASKTFYGMAVVRQFEVMGVFSANESQAISRSRDKLRCVQILAKEGIGLPVTGFAHDTEDIDGLIETVGGAPLVIKLLEGTQGIGVVLAETYQAAKSVIQAFRGLNANILVQEFIKEAGGADIRCFVVGNKVVAAMKRQGPEGEFRSNLHRGGKAEKIKLTPEERSTAIRSAKAMGLRIAGVDLLRSNHGPVVMEVNSSPGLEGIEKATGVDVADKIIEFIEKNVDTKIKDRIPV